CGGAGCATGATGGCCTTGGTCGCGGCATTGGCCATGGGGCCACATTTGAGGACACGGGCAACTACGTCCTCTGTTACTTGATCGAGCGCATCCGGTTCAGCAAGATACTGACCGATACCATAATCATAAGCTGTCTGACCATCGAAGCGCTCAGCCGTAAGCGCCAGTTGGCGTGCCCTTGTTAAACCAATGCGCTTCACCACGTAAGGCGCAATTTGAGCCGGGGCAACACCCAGCGTGGTTTCAGGCATCCCCATTTTAGCGGTCTTGGAGAGGATAGTTATGTCCGTCAGACAGGCATATCCCATTCCGCCGCCAAAGGCCGACCCTTCAACCACCGAGATTGTGGTTTGCGGCAAGTTCTCAAATTTATTGAAAGCCAGTCCAGCTTGCCGATTGCGGGCCATCAGAGGATCTTCACCAGATGTTTCCGTAACGGCCATGGATTTGCGTTCCTTGATATCACCGCCGGCACAGAAATGCCCCCCCGCGCCTCGAAGAACCACAACCCGAACATCGGAGTTGTCCGCCAGCCAATCCACCACGGCCGAAAACTCTGCTCCCATTTCCGAGTTGATGGCGTTTCGAACCTCGGGCCGGTTAAAAGTGATATTCAGGCGCCCACCCACCTGCTCGAGCAGCAGATGTTTCGCGTCGGGTAATTGAGACATATCTGTCCTCCTTCATCCTGGTCAGCTCTTATTGATTTTATAGGCTGACCATTTTAACTGTTAGGCCTGTTCGGCAATTTCAAATAAGAGATCATCGGCGGCCGCTTGCGCACCTTTCGTGGCTAGAACCGTCTGCAAAGTCCCTTCAACCTCTGCCAAAATATCATGCTGCATCTTCATCGCCTCCAGCACGGCAAGGCGATCACCGACCTGAACGGTATCACCCTCAGCCACAAAAACTTCGAGCAGCGTTCCATGCATTGGCGCCAGAACGGTTCCACTACTTTTAGCAGCCTCCCCGCTTGCCTGAGCTTTCAGATCATCACTAAACAAATAGGTTTTGCCGCTTATCGCGACATGCATCTGTCCCGGACCCGCTGCGGCAAAAGCCACATCCAAGCGCGTGCCATCAGCCTCCACACGATAGTTATGCTCGCCTCGCGAGAGGACTTTGACAGGAATTTTTTCCTGATCCACAAAGACGGAATAATGATCCGCATTAGCAGGTGCAACTGTCACGGCAGTGCGTATCCCACCGAAACTAAAGGCATAATTTGACTGCAA
This genomic stretch from Sneathiella limimaris harbors:
- a CDS encoding enoyl-CoA hydratase/isomerase family protein — encoded protein: MSQLPDAKHLLLEQVGGRLNITFNRPEVRNAINSEMGAEFSAVVDWLADNSDVRVVVLRGAGGHFCAGGDIKERKSMAVTETSGEDPLMARNRQAGLAFNKFENLPQTTISVVEGSAFGGGMGYACLTDITILSKTAKMGMPETTLGVAPAQIAPYVVKRIGLTRARQLALTAERFDGQTAYDYGIGQYLAEPDALDQVTEDVVARVLKCGPMANAATKAIMLRVGTLPAEELISFSAAEFAKLNRSREGVEGQTAFAEKRKPSWQEN